GGCCACCTTCGCCCGATTCGGGCTGAACGTGGAGAACCGGACCCGCAACGACCTGTGGTGCGGGGACCGGAAGATCGGCGGCACCGGCATGGCCACCCTGGGCAACGCCCTGGTGCTGGTGGGCAGCTTCATGCTCCGCTTCCCCGCCGCCCGCTTCGCCGCCGCCGTGAACTGCCCGTCGCCGTCCTACAGGCGCTTCCTGGCCGCCGGCCTGGGGGAGGGCATGGGGGCGTGGGCGGATCTCGCCACCCCGCCCGCCGCCAATGTCCTGAAAAACGCCTTCCGCCACGCCGTGGCCGGGACGCTGGGGTGGGTGGTGGCCCCGGACGCCTGCACCGCCGGGGAGGCCCGGGCCATCAGCGAGGCCGACGAGGAGCTGCGGGATCCGGACTGGCGCTGGGAGCCCTTGGGCCGCCGGGCGGTGCGGGAGGGCATCAAGCTCAAGGGCGATGCCTTCCTCACCGAGCGGCGCGTTCCGGGCCTGGGCCGGGTGACGGTGCAGACGGAGGACGGCCGGATTCGCCGCCTCGACCTCGAAGGGGTGGATCCGGCGCGCAGCGCCGCCTGCGCCGGGCTGCCCCCGAACCCGGCGCTGCTGGCCGCCCGGCTGGGGGGCGAGCGGGCCATGGAATGGGCCGAGGCGGTGGCCGCTACCGCCGTGCGGGACGAGCACGAGGCCGCCCGGCCCGCCAGGGATAGCGCCTAGAGCTCCAGCACGCCGAGGACATCCAGTTGGGGAATCAGCCCTCCTGGAGATGAACCCTGTGGGAGCGGTCCGTGACCGCTCCCACAGGGGATTGCCAGGGGGCTCAATGGGCAGGATTCCCAGGGACAGGCGGACCCAATACCAAGGAAGCACAACCATGAGCGAACCGACCATCAGCCGGCGCCTGCAGCCCGGTTTCATCATCGTCACCACCGACGACGCCATCGCCCGGGAGCTCAAGGAGGCGGCCGGGGAGGACTGGCAGGTGGAAGTGGTCCCGGCCATCGAGGACGCCGGGGAGTGGAACGAGATCCTGCTGTACCGCTTCATCCTCCTCGACCTGGAGCAGGGCGCCGGCGACCCCGTGGAGCAGCTGCAGCGGATCCGCCGGGAGTACATGATCAACACGCCCGTCCTGGCCTTCGGCGGCGACAAGGCCACCTGGGACCGGGTGCGCCCGGAGGGCGCCGACCGCCTGTTCGAGCGGGGCGAGATCACCAGCAAGCTGCCGGAGTTCATGGAGGCGCTGGGCTGGTGAGGTAGGCGCGGAGCCTCTGCCGCCGAAGGAAGGTGTAGGAGCGGCCTCCTGGCCGCGACCGTCGTGGCGTGCCCCGAGTGGTCGCGGCGGGGGCCGCCGCTCCTACGGGGTTCCCCTGCCAAGGTCATTGTAGGAGCGACGGCCCCCGTAGCGACCCGGCTGGTTCCGATAACCAGGTCGCGGCCGGGAGGCCGCTCCTACAGGGGGCGGAAACACTTCCCGTAAACAAAAAAGGCCCCGGATCGCTCCGGGGCCTTTTCGCGAAAGAAAGCGTGCCCTAGTGGTGCGGGGGCACCTCTTCCTTGGTGTCCCGCTTCTCCCGCTCCCAGATGTGCACGGTGTACTCGCGGGTCTCCTTCTCGCCGTTGCCCTCAACGGTCAGGAAGGCGGCCCGGGCGCCCGGGGTGTCGAACTTGGTGGTGCAGGTGAACACGCCCGGGAGGCTTACCGTTTCCTCGCACACGACCTGGTTCTCGACCTCCAGCCGGGCGGTGGCGGTGCCGGAGCCGTTGAGGCGGACCTTGAACCGGTAGTCCTCGCCGGGGGCCTTCCGGTAGTTGTCCGGATCGCGGAACTTGTTGTACTCCAGGCCGTTGATGTTGACCTGCTTGATCAGATTCTGGCTCATGCCGCCCTCCGTGGCTATGCATCCAACGGCAATGAAAGGAAAAGGAACGCTCGAACCGCCCGTTGTGCGGCCGGACCGGCCCGCGGGGCGCGGACCGCCTGAATTCTGGACGGTGAAATTATACCGGTCAGCATTGCGCGCGCGAATAAGCTTTTGTAATGGGCGCGCGGATATGCTTTATTTCCGCGCCGAATTTCGCTCCTCGCCTTGAGGATCTTGATGATGGATAATAGGGGGCTGTTCATGGAATGCCCCCCACATTCCCACGGAGTGGACCGATTCGTACCGAGGCCAGTTTTTCCCAGCTAGATTCCGAGCTCCGCGGCCGGGTGAAGACCCTGGGCCGCATGCTCGGGAACGTTCTCAAGACCCAGGCCGGCGGCGAGGTGTTCGAGGCCGTCGAATACCTGCGGAAAGGCTATATCCAGCTGCGCCAGGAGGACAACACCGCCCTCCGCGATCAGCTGGCCGCCTTCATCAAGGACCTGGACCCCGACACCCTCACCTACGTGATCCGGGCCTTCTCCGCCTATTTCCGGCTCACCAACGTGGCCGAGGAGGCCCACACCCACCGCCTGCGCTACCAGACGGAGCAGGAAGGGGAGTCGTGGGAGAACAGCTTCGAGGACGTGTTGGGCCGGCTCAAGGCGAAGGGCCTCACCCCGGAGCAGTGCGGGGAGCTGCTGCACCACCTCGACATCTCGCCGGTGATCACCGCCCACCCCACCGAGGCCACCCGCCGCACCCTGCTGGAGGGCCAGCGGCGCATGTTCCTCAAGGTGAAGACCCTCGACGATAACCGCCTGCCGCCCGCCGAGCGCCAGCGGCTGGAGCGGGATCTGGGCGTGGACATCCAGATCCTGTGGAAGACCGACGAGGTGCGGGTGCGCCGGCCGCAGGTGGAGGACGAGATCGAGAACGGCCTCTACTACTTCCGGGAGAGCCTGTTCCTCGCCATCCCGCGGGTCTACCGCAAGCTGGAGCAGGCCCTGGAGGCGGTCTACGGCGACGAGGCCCCCCCGGTGCCGCCCATCATGCGCTTCGGCTCGTGGATCGGCGGCGACCGCGACGGCAACCCCTACGTGGCCGCCGACACCACCGCCTGGGCCCTGCGCACCCACAAGCGCGAGACCCTGTCCTGCTACATCAACCGGGTCGAGCAGCTGCACCACATCCTGTCCCACTCCGACCGCTTCGGCCGGCCCTCGGAGGAGTTCTACGAGCGCCTCGAGCACGACCGGCGCTGCTTCCCCGAGCTGGCCCGCCACCTGCAGCAGCGCTACTTCCATGAGCCCTACCGGCAGAAGCTGCGCTTCATGCGGGAGCGGCTCATGCGGGCCCACGCCGCCAACGAGGCGCGGCTCTCCGGCGGCATCCCGGGGGCGGAGTGCGACTACGCCTACACCGGCGAGGAGGAGATGCTCGCCGACCTGCGCAGCATCGCCGACTCCCTGGCCAGCCACGGCGACTACGCCGTGGGCGAGCGGGAGCTGAAGGACCTGCGGCGGATCGTGGAGACCTTCGGCTTCTTCCTGGCGCGCCTCGACGTGCGCGAGGAGTCCAGCCGCCACACCATGGCCGTGTCGGAGGTGCTGACCGCCCGCGGCGACCTGGAGCGGCCCTACGAAGAGCTCTCCGAGGAGGAGCGGGTGGCGCTGCTCACCGGGGAGATCGCCGAGCGCACCGACCTGGTGCCGCGCGGGGTGGAGCTCTCCCCCGAGACCCGGGGCGTGCTCGACGTCTTCCGGGTCATGGCCGAGATGCAGGGCGAGATCAGCCCGCAGGCCTTCGGCAGCTACATCATCTCCATGACCCGCAGCGCCAGCCACGTGCTGGAGGTGCTGTGGCTGGCCAAGACCGCCGGCCTGCTGGGGCGCAACAGCGACGGCACGTGGTTCAACGGCATCTCGGTGGCGCCGCTGTTCGAAACCATCGAGGACTTGGAGCACATCCAGAAGGTCATGACCGGCCTGCTGGAGAGCCCGGTCTACCGCAGCCTGCTCGCCGCCATGGGCGACGAGCAGGAGGTCATGATCGGCTACTCCGACTCCTGCAAGGACGGCGGCATCGTCTCCTCCTCCTGGGCCCTCTACCAGGCCCAGCGCCAGGTCACGGACCTGGGCCAGGAGTACGGCGTCACCGTGCGCATCTTCCACGGCCGCGGCGGCACCGTGGCGCGGGGCGGCGCCCCCACGCACAAGGCCATCCGCGCCCAGCCCCCCGGGACCGTGCAGGGCGGCATCAAGATCACCGAACAGGGCGAGGTGCTCTCCAGCAAGTACGCCAACCTGGAGACGGCGGTCTACGAGCTGACCGTCATGGCCTCCGGGGCCCTCGAGGCCAGCCGCGGCACGGTGCAGGAGATGCCCGGCGACCGCCAGGACTACCTGGACGCCTTCGCCGAGCTGGCCGAGGGCGGCGAGCGCGCCTACCGGAACCTGACCCGCAACACCCCCGGCTTCCTGGACTACTTCTACGAGGCCACGCCCCTGGACGGCATCAGCCGCCTGAACATCGGCTCCCGGCCCAGCCACCGGGCCAAGGAGGACCGCTCCCTGGAGTCCATCCGGGCCATCGCCTGGGTGTTCAGCTGGAGCCAGAGCCGCCACACCCTGCCGGCGTGGTACGGCCTGGGTACGGCCCTGGAGGAGTTCATCGGCGACAGCGACGACCGCCTGGCCATGCTCCAGCGCATGTACCGGGAGTGGCCGTTCTTCAACACCTTTCTGTCCAACATCCAGATGTCTCTGTCCAAGGCCAACATGGACATCGCCGCGCAGTACGCCTCCCTGGCCCACGACCGGGAGGGCGCCCAGGAGATCTTCGCCAAGATCCGGGCGGAGTACGACCGCACCCGGGATCTGGTGCTGAAGGTGGCGCAACTGAACGGCCTGCTGGAGGAGACGCCCATGCTGGCGCGCTCCATCCAGCGGCGGGACCCCTACATCGACCCGCTGAACCACATCCAGCTGATGCTCCTGCGGCGCTACCAGAACGAGGACCTCTCCGAGGAGGAGAACCAGCGCTGGCTGGGGCTCCTGCTGCGCACCATCAACGGCGTCGCCGCCGGGCAGCGGAATACGGGATGAGGCGGGCGCCGGACCGGCAGCGCGGGTGGCGGGCGGGGGCCCTGGCGGGCCTCGCCGCCGCCCTGCTCCTCGCCGCCTGCGCCGGCCAGGAAGGCCCCGAGCCCAACCCCCTGGGCCCCGATTTCCCGGGGAGCGTGGAGCCGGAAGCGGTGTGGAGCTACCTGCAGGGCTCGGAGTACCGGCGCTTCTGGCTCCCCGAATCGGTGGTGAACCCCGGCATCCACGCCGGGCGGGACCCGCACGGGCCGCTGGTGGACACCTTCGTGAACCGGGCCGTGGACAGCGGCCGCCCCCTGGGCAAGGAGCCCCTGCCAACGGGGTCGGTGATCGTCCTGGAGAGCCACACCAACGAGCCCCACGTCCACGCCATCGACGTCATGATCAAGGTGGAGGGCCACAACCCCGCCACCAACGACTGGGGTTTCCTGCGCTTCAGCCCCGGCGGCGGGGTGAAGGTGTCCGACGCGGAGGCGCGGCGCCAGGCGCGGGAGGAGAACCGCGGCTGCATCCACTGCCACGCCCGCACCGAGGAAACCGACTTCCTCTTCGAGCCGCGTCTGGCCCGCTAGCGCCGGCCGGCCGGTCCCTACGGCCCCGATTCCCCTCCCGCCCGCTTCGCACCGTCCTTCCGGGCCTACTACAATGAGCGCGTTCCCCGGGACCGCCGGGACGTCCCCCGGCCCGCACGCCAGGAGCAGGAACATGGCCGCATCCCCCGGTCTGCCGCCGGGCGCCGCCCACGAGCTGGAGCTGCTGTTCGGCCCCGAGCGGTGCCACACGGACCCGGACACCCTCGCCATCTACGCCACCGACGACACGCCGCGCAGTGTGCCGCCGGCCGGCGTGGTGTTCCCGGCCACCACCGAGGAGGTGGCGGCGGTGGTGCGCACCGCCCACCGCCACGGGGTGCCGGTGGTGGCGCGCGGCGCCGGCTCCGGAAACGTGGGCGGGGCGCTGCCCGTGCCCGGGGCGCTGGTGGTGTCCTTCGAGTGCATGGACGCCATCCTGGAGGTGGACCCGGCCAACCGGCTCCTGCGCGCCCAGCCCGGCGTCACCAACCAGCAGGTGCAGGAGGCCGCCGCCGCGCACGGCCTGTTCTGGCCCCCGGACCCCGGCAGCTCCCCCTACTGCCAGGTGGGCGGCAACATCGCCATGAACAGCGCGGGGCCGGGCGCCGTGAAGCGCGGCGTCACCCGCGACTGGGTGCTGGGCCTGGAGGCGGTGACGGGCACCGGCGAGGTGCTGCGCGCCGGCGCGCGCACCACCAAGGGCGTGGTGGGCTACGACCTCACCCGGTTGCTCATCGGCTCGGAGGGCACCCTGGGCCTGGTCACCGAGGCCACCCTGCGCCTGTGGCCGCGCCCGACCACCAAGCGCACCGCCCGCGCCGCCTTCGCCAGCGTCGCCGACGCGGGCGAGGCCGTGCAGCGCATCATGGCCGGCGGCGCCGTGCCCTCCGCGCTGGAGTTCATGGACAGCCTCGCCATCGACGCCCTGCGCCGCGGCGGCTTCGGGGCCGACCTGCCCGACGGCACCGGCGCGGTGCTCATGGTGGAGGCCGACGGCCCCGAGGCGGCGGTTGCGGAGGATTTCGCCGACCTCACCGGGCGCCTGGAGGGCCCGGGCCTGCTGGAGGTGCGGACCGGCGCCTCCGCCGAGGAGATCAAGGAGCTGTGGAAGGCCCGCAAGTCCCTGTCCCGGGCGGTGAAGCGCCTGGCGCCGTTGAAGATCAACGAGGACGTGGTGGTGCCGGTCACCGCCCTGGCCGCGTTCATCGGCCGGCTGGAAGGCCTGGCGTCGGAGTTCGGCCTGCCCATCGTCAACTTCGGCCACGCCGGTAACGGCAACATCCATGTCAATCTCATGGTGCACCCCGACGATCCCGACGAGAGGGCCCGCGCCCGCGCCTGCCTGAGCCGCGTGTTCGACACCGTGCTGGAGCTGGGCGGCACCCTGTCCGGCGAGCACGGCGTGGGCTCCGAGAAGGCCCCGTTCGTCGCTCGCGAGCTGGACGCCACCAGCCGCGCGCTGCACAACCAGATCAAGGCCGCCTTCGACCCCAAGGGCATCCTCAACCCCGGCAAGGCGTTCTAACGGCTTGAACCGCCAAGGACACCAAGGAACGCCAAAAAAACAGCCAGGATTTGGTAGGAGCGACGGCCCCCGTCGCGACCGGGTTGGGAGGCCGCCGCGGTGGTCGCGACCGGGACGGTCGCTCCTACGGGCTGGATCCCTCGATGATTGTTCGGTCAGCAAACTGCCTCGTCACCCCGACCATGAGGACATGGGGAAGGAATGAGAAACCGACGCCGTTCTCCGCGCCCCCTGCGTCTCTGCGGTTGGCCCGCCGTTAAGCAGCCATGACCGAACCCTTCCGCTTCCTCCACCTCGCCGACCTGCACCTGGACACCGCCTTCCGGGGGCGGGATGAAGCCGTGCGCGAGGCCCTGCGGAAGGCCACGCGGGACGCCTTTGAGGCGGCGGTGGACACGGCCATCGAGCGCGGCGCGCACGCGGTGCTGCTAGCCGGGGACGTCTTCGACGGCGAGCTGCTCACCTTCGCCACCGAGCGCTACTTGCTGGACGGCTGCCGCCGCCTGGGCGAGGCCGGGGTCACCGTGGTGCTCTGCACCGGCAACCACGACCCCGGCGGCGCCAGCCACCGCACCCGCGCCCTGGACTGGCCGGACAACGTCCGGCTCGCCTACGGCGCCCAGCCCGTCACCGTGGACATCCCGGGCGCCGACGGCGCCCCGGTGGGGCGGGTGGTAGCCGCCGGCCACGCCAAGGCCCGCGAGGACCGCAATCTGGCGGCCTCCTTCCCCGCCCAGAACGGCGACCTGCCCACCGTGGGCCTGCTGCACACCCAGGTGGTGGGCGCCGACTCCGCCGAGAACCACGACACCTACGCCCCCAGCGAGCCCGGCGACTTCGACAAGCCGGGCTACCACTACTGGGCCCTCGGCCACATCCACAAGCGCCAGGCGGTCCGCGAGGATCCCCCGGTGTGGTACCCCGGCAACCTCCAGGGCCGCCATCCCCGCGAGGCCGGCCCCAAGGGCGGCAACTGGGTGGAGATCCCCGCCTTCGGCCTGGCCCAGGTGGCGTTCGTGCCGCTGGCGCCGCTCACTTGGCAGACCGTGGCGGTGGAGGACCCCGGCGGCGAGAGCTTCGACGCCCTGGTGGCGGACCTGGCCGCGCGGGTGCCCGAGCCGGAGGCGGAGCAGCGGGTGGTGCGCCTGGAGCTGTCCGGGCCCCATCCCCTGGCCGGCGAGCTGACCCTGGAGGAAAACCGCCGCGAGCTGGAGGAGCAGCTCGCCGACCGCCTCGACGCCCTGGCGGTGGAGGTGCGCGACCGCGGCCTGCACCGCCCCGTGGACCTGGAGGGGCTGCGCGACAGCCCCTCGCCCTTGGCCACCGCCCTGGAGCTGCTGGAGCGGGCCGGGGCGGACGACGACCTGCTCGACGCCCTCGCCCCGGAGGAGCTGAGCCCCGCCGCGCCCGCCGACGCCGAGGCGCGCCGCGCCTACCTGCGGGAGCTGCTCGCCGACCTGGAGCCGGAGCTGGTGGACCGCCTGGTGCGGCCGGAGGGCCGCGAATGAAGGTCTGCTCCCTCGACTTGGCCGCCTTCGGCGCCTTCCTCGACCGGCGCCTGGAGCTCCCCGACGCCGCCGTGGTGGTGGGGCCCAACGAGGCGGGCAAGACCACCCTGTTCAACGCCCTCACCACCACCCTCTACGGCTTCGAGCCCGCCAACGAGGCCCAATTTCCCTACACCCCCCGGGCCGGGCGCCGGCCCGAGCTGGAGGCGGACCTCCTCCTCGACGGCGGCGCCACCGCCCACGTGCGCCGGCGGCTCCTGGCCAGTCCGGACGCCCAGTGGGAGGCCGACGGCGACCGGGAGGAGCTGCGCAACCGGCCCCTGCCGGTGGCCGACCACGTGGATCGCCGCCTCTACAAGGCCGTTTACGCCCTCACCATCGAGGACATGCAGGCCCTGGAAGGGGAGGCCTTCGCCCGCGTGGAGCAGCGCCTGCTCGGCGAGCTGGGCAACTCCTGGCAGCGCCCGGCGCGGGAGGTGGCCGAGGAGCTGGACGAAGAGGCCAAGCGCCAGTGGCGCCGCGACAAGCGCGGCAAGAACCGCTACCGCGAGCTGCAGAAGGAGCAGACGGAGGAGCGCAAGGCCCTCAAGGAGGCCCGGGCGCGGCAGGAGGAGCTGCGCGGCCAGGAGGCGCGGCGCACGGAGCTGGCGGGCCGCCTGGAGACGCTGAACGCCGAGCGCGCCACGCTGGAGGACCGCATCCGCCGCAGCGAGGAGGTGGGCCAGCTCCGCCGCGACCTGGCCCGCCTGGACCGGCTGGCGGAGCGCCTGGGCGACCCGGAGGCGGTGCGCCGGCTGGGCGAGGACCCCCGGCGCGACTGGCGCGAGCTGGAGC
The nucleotide sequence above comes from Thiohalorhabdus denitrificans. Encoded proteins:
- a CDS encoding lipoate--protein ligase family protein is translated as MRKARWLEGGRLAPFDLHAFYHGLAHAMGPGDAPIVAWARPDRPHISLGPHQDAAEELSLDMTGRAAGLEVVRRETGGGTVYVDPDQWVYAFIVPRDWMRGRPTDLYGRVLPAVEATFARFGLNVENRTRNDLWCGDRKIGGTGMATLGNALVLVGSFMLRFPAARFAAAVNCPSPSYRRFLAAGLGEGMGAWADLATPPAANVLKNAFRHAVAGTLGWVVAPDACTAGEARAISEADEELRDPDWRWEPLGRRAVREGIKLKGDAFLTERRVPGLGRVTVQTEDGRIRRLDLEGVDPARSAACAGLPPNPALLAARLGGERAMEWAEAVAATAVRDEHEAARPARDSA
- a CDS encoding response regulator transcription factor, producing the protein MSEPTISRRLQPGFIIVTTDDAIARELKEAAGEDWQVEVVPAIEDAGEWNEILLYRFILLDLEQGAGDPVEQLQRIRREYMINTPVLAFGGDKATWDRVRPEGADRLFERGEITSKLPEFMEALGW
- the ppc gene encoding phosphoenolpyruvate carboxylase, which produces MLGNVLKTQAGGEVFEAVEYLRKGYIQLRQEDNTALRDQLAAFIKDLDPDTLTYVIRAFSAYFRLTNVAEEAHTHRLRYQTEQEGESWENSFEDVLGRLKAKGLTPEQCGELLHHLDISPVITAHPTEATRRTLLEGQRRMFLKVKTLDDNRLPPAERQRLERDLGVDIQILWKTDEVRVRRPQVEDEIENGLYYFRESLFLAIPRVYRKLEQALEAVYGDEAPPVPPIMRFGSWIGGDRDGNPYVAADTTAWALRTHKRETLSCYINRVEQLHHILSHSDRFGRPSEEFYERLEHDRRCFPELARHLQQRYFHEPYRQKLRFMRERLMRAHAANEARLSGGIPGAECDYAYTGEEEMLADLRSIADSLASHGDYAVGERELKDLRRIVETFGFFLARLDVREESSRHTMAVSEVLTARGDLERPYEELSEEERVALLTGEIAERTDLVPRGVELSPETRGVLDVFRVMAEMQGEISPQAFGSYIISMTRSASHVLEVLWLAKTAGLLGRNSDGTWFNGISVAPLFETIEDLEHIQKVMTGLLESPVYRSLLAAMGDEQEVMIGYSDSCKDGGIVSSSWALYQAQRQVTDLGQEYGVTVRIFHGRGGTVARGGAPTHKAIRAQPPGTVQGGIKITEQGEVLSSKYANLETAVYELTVMASGALEASRGTVQEMPGDRQDYLDAFAELAEGGERAYRNLTRNTPGFLDYFYEATPLDGISRLNIGSRPSHRAKEDRSLESIRAIAWVFSWSQSRHTLPAWYGLGTALEEFIGDSDDRLAMLQRMYREWPFFNTFLSNIQMSLSKANMDIAAQYASLAHDREGAQEIFAKIRAEYDRTRDLVLKVAQLNGLLEETPMLARSIQRRDPYIDPLNHIQLMLLRRYQNEDLSEEENQRWLGLLLRTINGVAAGQRNTG
- a CDS encoding cytochrome P460 family protein gives rise to the protein MRRAPDRQRGWRAGALAGLAAALLLAACAGQEGPEPNPLGPDFPGSVEPEAVWSYLQGSEYRRFWLPESVVNPGIHAGRDPHGPLVDTFVNRAVDSGRPLGKEPLPTGSVIVLESHTNEPHVHAIDVMIKVEGHNPATNDWGFLRFSPGGGVKVSDAEARRQAREENRGCIHCHARTEETDFLFEPRLAR
- a CDS encoding FAD-binding oxidoreductase, producing MAASPGLPPGAAHELELLFGPERCHTDPDTLAIYATDDTPRSVPPAGVVFPATTEEVAAVVRTAHRHGVPVVARGAGSGNVGGALPVPGALVVSFECMDAILEVDPANRLLRAQPGVTNQQVQEAAAAHGLFWPPDPGSSPYCQVGGNIAMNSAGPGAVKRGVTRDWVLGLEAVTGTGEVLRAGARTTKGVVGYDLTRLLIGSEGTLGLVTEATLRLWPRPTTKRTARAAFASVADAGEAVQRIMAGGAVPSALEFMDSLAIDALRRGGFGADLPDGTGAVLMVEADGPEAAVAEDFADLTGRLEGPGLLEVRTGASAEEIKELWKARKSLSRAVKRLAPLKINEDVVVPVTALAAFIGRLEGLASEFGLPIVNFGHAGNGNIHVNLMVHPDDPDERARARACLSRVFDTVLELGGTLSGEHGVGSEKAPFVARELDATSRALHNQIKAAFDPKGILNPGKAF
- a CDS encoding metallophosphoesterase family protein — encoded protein: MTEPFRFLHLADLHLDTAFRGRDEAVREALRKATRDAFEAAVDTAIERGAHAVLLAGDVFDGELLTFATERYLLDGCRRLGEAGVTVVLCTGNHDPGGASHRTRALDWPDNVRLAYGAQPVTVDIPGADGAPVGRVVAAGHAKAREDRNLAASFPAQNGDLPTVGLLHTQVVGADSAENHDTYAPSEPGDFDKPGYHYWALGHIHKRQAVREDPPVWYPGNLQGRHPREAGPKGGNWVEIPAFGLAQVAFVPLAPLTWQTVAVEDPGGESFDALVADLAARVPEPEAEQRVVRLELSGPHPLAGELTLEENRRELEEQLADRLDALAVEVRDRGLHRPVDLEGLRDSPSPLATALELLERAGADDDLLDALAPEELSPAAPADAEARRAYLRELLADLEPELVDRLVRPEGRE